A region from the Spirochaeta thermophila DSM 6192 genome encodes:
- a CDS encoding 1-acyl-sn-glycerol-3-phosphate acyltransferase gives MKGPISKVYAHLIEEMLDKTRHPQRITPETVWQPANLEIRPYIHRIIEELLLPGSRIEGLEHLYTLHKEARKGKSCLLLVEHYSNFDLPVLVYLLERQGGERGRQVADAIVAIAGLKLNEANPLVKAFTEAYSRIVIYPSRSLSRLDPLKMPQELLKSRAINRAAMHELIRRKHSGYITLVFPAGTRYRPGKPETKRGVKEIDSYLRSFDLVSFVGIAGNILRINPDDERMEDDLVVEDKVVILVSPPEDAQQFRSSVRETAPHLADKKQWVADKIMERLEELHTEAEALRASDPPRG, from the coding sequence ATGAAAGGCCCCATTTCCAAGGTATACGCCCATCTCATCGAGGAGATGCTCGACAAGACCCGTCATCCACAGAGGATCACCCCCGAGACCGTGTGGCAGCCCGCCAATCTCGAGATCAGGCCCTACATCCACAGGATCATAGAAGAACTCCTCCTCCCCGGAAGCAGGATCGAAGGCCTGGAACACCTCTACACACTCCACAAGGAAGCTCGAAAGGGAAAATCGTGCCTCCTCCTGGTGGAGCACTACAGCAACTTCGACCTTCCTGTGCTCGTGTACCTTCTCGAGAGACAAGGGGGAGAGCGAGGGAGGCAGGTCGCTGACGCCATCGTCGCGATCGCCGGCCTCAAACTCAACGAGGCGAACCCCCTGGTGAAGGCCTTCACCGAGGCCTACTCACGCATCGTCATCTACCCCTCCCGTAGCCTCTCCAGGCTCGATCCGTTGAAGATGCCCCAGGAACTCCTCAAGAGCAGGGCCATCAACAGGGCGGCGATGCACGAGCTCATACGACGAAAACATTCCGGCTACATCACCCTCGTCTTCCCCGCAGGCACCCGATACCGACCGGGCAAACCCGAGACCAAACGGGGGGTGAAGGAGATCGATTCCTACCTGCGGAGCTTCGATCTCGTCTCCTTCGTGGGGATCGCAGGGAACATCCTCAGGATCAATCCCGACGACGAACGAATGGAGGACGACCTGGTGGTTGAGGACAAGGTGGTGATCCTCGTATCCCCACCGGAAGACGCGCAGCAATTCCGCTCGTCAGTCCGTGAGACGGCGCCCCACCTCGCGGACAAGAAGCAGTGGGTCGCCGACAAGATCATGGAACGCCTCGAGGAACTCCACACGGAGGCGGAGGCCCTCAGGGCGAGCGATCCTCCTCGGGGATGA
- a CDS encoding proline--tRNA ligase → MRYSQLFPHTLRTLPREHEGTPYGLLVKGGYVRGLGQGLYSFLPLGLRVFYKLKRLIAGEMKRLGGQEVLAPLVNPMELWERSGRDLLVGGDLVKFSDRAGRQMVISPTHEEAMVELLRQSMRSYRMLPVFLYQFQTKYRDEERVRIGLLRSREFIMKDGYSFHRTYADLNNFFPKVFHAYERVFRTCNVPYIVAEAGVGYMGGERSYEFLVPSERGDNVVIRCPSCGYTANQDIAIGIKPLRTQIPLPMEEVETPGCVSMDDLVTHLSVPKSGLAKTMAYHTGKGLVLAVVRGDYEVSTEKLSQVLGTPVFGLASSTELRERGLVPGYLSPLDRRDGIVVVVDTAVADSSNLVIGSGREDHHYVNANFGRDFEGDLVADIAKVWAGHRCYYCGTPMQEERAVEIGHIFKLGDFYSQRMGLSFVDERGREIHPYMGSYGIGMGRLISMIVETNSDEHGIVWPPQVAPFMVFLMSIGNSLSMKRKVEALAEALGDRALLDDRHLSPGRKFLDADLLGIPYRILLTQELLEEGKVEVKERSTGKVWKLAYQRVEDFVHYLEEQYGPV, encoded by the coding sequence ATGCGGTATTCGCAGCTCTTCCCGCACACCCTCAGGACCCTCCCGAGAGAGCACGAGGGGACACCGTACGGCCTCCTCGTGAAGGGGGGGTATGTGAGAGGGCTGGGGCAAGGGCTCTACTCCTTCCTCCCCCTGGGGCTTCGGGTCTTCTACAAGCTCAAACGCCTCATCGCCGGTGAGATGAAGCGCCTCGGCGGCCAGGAGGTGCTGGCGCCTCTCGTGAACCCGATGGAGCTCTGGGAGCGTTCGGGGAGGGACCTCCTGGTGGGGGGTGACCTCGTGAAGTTCTCCGACAGGGCGGGACGTCAGATGGTGATCTCTCCCACCCACGAGGAGGCCATGGTCGAGCTTCTCCGGCAGAGCATGCGGTCGTACAGGATGCTCCCCGTGTTTCTCTACCAGTTCCAGACCAAGTATCGCGACGAGGAGCGCGTGAGGATCGGTCTCCTGAGATCCCGGGAGTTCATCATGAAGGACGGCTATTCTTTCCACAGAACCTACGCGGATCTCAACAACTTCTTCCCCAAGGTGTTTCACGCGTACGAGCGGGTGTTCCGAACCTGTAATGTCCCCTATATCGTGGCCGAGGCGGGGGTGGGGTACATGGGGGGTGAACGATCCTACGAGTTCCTCGTCCCCTCGGAGAGGGGAGACAACGTGGTGATCCGATGTCCTTCGTGCGGATATACGGCCAACCAGGATATCGCGATCGGGATCAAGCCCCTCAGGACCCAGATCCCTCTTCCCATGGAGGAGGTGGAGACACCAGGATGCGTATCAATGGATGATCTGGTGACGCACCTCTCCGTACCGAAGAGTGGTCTCGCAAAGACTATGGCCTATCACACGGGGAAGGGGCTCGTCCTCGCCGTGGTGCGGGGGGACTACGAGGTGAGTACCGAGAAGCTCTCCCAGGTGCTCGGAACCCCTGTCTTCGGCCTCGCCTCCTCCACCGAGCTGCGTGAGAGGGGGCTCGTTCCCGGTTACCTCTCGCCCCTCGACCGCAGGGACGGGATCGTGGTGGTGGTCGATACCGCGGTGGCGGACTCCTCGAACCTGGTGATAGGATCGGGGCGTGAGGACCATCACTACGTGAATGCGAACTTCGGGAGGGATTTCGAAGGGGATCTCGTGGCGGACATCGCGAAGGTGTGGGCGGGTCACAGGTGCTACTACTGCGGTACCCCCATGCAGGAGGAACGCGCCGTGGAGATAGGGCACATCTTCAAGCTGGGGGACTTCTACTCGCAGCGCATGGGACTCTCGTTCGTCGACGAGAGGGGACGGGAGATCCACCCCTACATGGGCTCGTACGGTATAGGGATGGGACGGCTCATCTCCATGATCGTGGAGACGAACAGCGATGAGCACGGTATCGTGTGGCCTCCCCAGGTGGCCCCCTTCATGGTCTTTCTCATGTCGATCGGTAATTCGCTTTCGATGAAGCGGAAAGTCGAGGCCCTTGCGGAGGCCCTGGGGGATCGGGCCCTCCTGGACGACCGGCACCTCTCCCCCGGCCGGAAGTTCCTCGATGCAGACCTCCTGGGGATCCCGTACCGTATCCTCCTCACCCAGGAGCTCCTCGAAGAAGGGAAGGTGGAGGTGAAAGAACGGAGCACCGGCAAGGTGTGGAAGCTGGCCTACCAGCGGGTGGAGGATTTCGTGCACTACCTGGAGGAGCAGTATGGCCCGGTTTGA
- a CDS encoding ATP-dependent 6-phosphofructokinase, with amino-acid sequence MSFEIATLGTPKIPSPIGLSTVVGDSIANYVSDEEGVLHRIEVRKGEQVAADETVVLEKAGPRERLYFDPKHVHAGIVTCGGLCPGLNDVIRSIVRCLWLRYGVRRISGIQFGYRGLLPEYQYPVIPLDPEVVDDIHKLGGTILGSSRGGGERTEELVDALEQLNINVLFTIGGDGTQRGALRMAKEIERRGLKIAVVGVPKTIDNDIMYIDKSFGFETAVALAAQAVSAAHTEAHSAINGIGLVKVMGRESGFIAAHTALAVHEANFVLIPEVPFDLEGENGLLAHLERRLARRNHAVIIVAEGAGQDLMGPSEERDESGNVKLRDVGAFLKDRIKEHFSRRGIPINLRYIDPSYMIRSAPACASDSVYCSRLGTNAVHAAMAGKTRLVIGLVNNHFVHLPMEVVVSQRKRIDPEGSLWRDVLEATQQPLRMKND; translated from the coding sequence ATGTCGTTCGAGATTGCCACGCTGGGTACTCCCAAGATCCCTTCCCCCATCGGTCTTTCCACGGTGGTGGGGGATTCGATCGCCAACTATGTGAGCGACGAGGAGGGGGTCCTCCACCGAATAGAGGTGCGGAAGGGCGAGCAGGTGGCCGCGGATGAGACCGTGGTGCTCGAGAAGGCGGGGCCCCGCGAGCGGCTCTACTTCGATCCCAAGCACGTGCACGCAGGGATCGTCACCTGCGGGGGGCTCTGTCCGGGGCTCAACGATGTGATACGGTCGATCGTCCGGTGTTTGTGGCTCCGCTACGGGGTGAGGAGGATCTCCGGTATCCAGTTCGGCTATCGGGGGCTGCTCCCCGAGTACCAGTACCCGGTGATCCCCCTCGATCCCGAGGTGGTGGACGATATCCACAAGCTGGGAGGTACGATTCTGGGTTCTTCCCGGGGCGGGGGGGAGCGGACCGAGGAGCTGGTGGATGCCCTCGAGCAGCTCAACATCAACGTGCTCTTCACGATCGGGGGGGACGGGACCCAGCGGGGGGCGTTGCGGATGGCGAAGGAGATCGAGCGCCGGGGGCTCAAGATCGCGGTGGTGGGGGTGCCGAAGACCATCGACAACGACATCATGTACATCGACAAGTCGTTCGGGTTCGAAACCGCGGTGGCGCTCGCGGCCCAGGCGGTCTCGGCGGCGCACACCGAGGCGCACTCGGCCATCAATGGGATAGGGTTGGTGAAGGTGATGGGGAGGGAGTCGGGGTTCATCGCGGCGCACACGGCGCTGGCGGTGCACGAGGCGAACTTCGTGCTCATCCCCGAGGTGCCGTTCGACCTCGAGGGTGAGAACGGCCTGCTGGCCCACCTGGAGCGGCGGCTCGCGCGTCGCAACCACGCGGTGATCATCGTGGCGGAGGGGGCGGGTCAGGACCTGATGGGCCCCTCCGAGGAGCGGGACGAGTCGGGGAACGTGAAACTGCGGGACGTCGGGGCGTTCCTGAAGGATCGCATAAAGGAGCACTTCTCCAGGCGCGGTATCCCCATCAACCTGCGCTACATCGATCCGAGCTACATGATCCGCAGCGCGCCGGCGTGTGCCTCCGATTCGGTGTACTGCTCGAGGCTGGGGACGAATGCGGTGCACGCGGCCATGGCGGGTAAGACGCGGCTCGTGATCGGGCTGGTGAACAACCACTTCGTCCACCTCCCGATGGAGGTGGTGGTCTCCCAGCGGAAGAGGATCGATCCCGAGGGGAGTCTGTGGCGGGATGTGCTCGAGGCCACGCAGCAGCCTTTGCGGATGAAGAACGACTAG
- a CDS encoding substrate-binding domain-containing protein, producing MSRFTVGLFLDWLSSPYHVNVVKGAAAGCRARGWDLMCVVSGRIGCRNPLEWSRNIFLQFLDSPRFDAFLFLTPSLISWEGDARLQELVSGLSRPAVSLGAPLGTMPYVAFDNREGFSALLRHLFRDHGYRRVAFLRGPLENPEMEIRYRLFMEEAKEVGIAQSDVWVFPTSLVMEDGVGVARSLLEERERRSRFPVEVIVGSNDLVALGALSALWEAGVRVPEELAVTGYDDLAPSRFVGLTSVRQPPELLGKEGCELLHLLCEGGEARPRIIPTGMVMRDSCGCRWREDVAEQGYRSSYLEEVVEMGVVSYAYEKAKSLEEEIISSTSIPQIHEKLRTHLPELGIDCCAVATYDAPSDPLKGASLRFFSVDERRREYGEGEKGLDSRLLLPDEEWETLPHPFVGVLHALFKGEEHIGYILFDFSWENVHVYEGIRHGVSVGYAVARLVRELSEKTRILEVKSEALARSNETLNREIDKRRQVEEELRKREHYFREMALFLPVLIWELDEEGMVSFANHTARRLIQKKGLESPFPFLMLVEDLDQEHVEEFLERIKAGREVSSTQFRIATPEGVVHHVLAQGGPIVHEGRCGGVRVVGLEVEPFLSSIIMPEEIFFSHYHFTPREKEVLLLYIQGYSRKEIAKRLGISENTVKVHLSSIYNEVGVSNRDDFFKVLKEYQVAQVGYHSFLFSVLSSLIKGDDGVRELST from the coding sequence ATGTCTCGTTTCACGGTAGGGCTCTTCCTCGACTGGCTCAGCTCACCCTATCATGTGAACGTGGTGAAAGGGGCGGCCGCGGGGTGCAGGGCGAGGGGGTGGGATCTCATGTGTGTGGTGAGCGGGCGCATAGGGTGCCGCAACCCTCTGGAGTGGAGTCGGAACATCTTTCTCCAGTTCCTGGATTCACCCCGCTTCGACGCCTTCCTCTTCCTCACACCGTCGCTCATCTCGTGGGAGGGGGATGCCCGCCTCCAGGAACTGGTGTCGGGTCTTTCCAGGCCTGCAGTGAGCCTCGGCGCACCGCTCGGGACCATGCCCTATGTGGCCTTCGACAACCGGGAGGGATTTTCCGCCCTCCTCCGGCACCTGTTCCGCGACCACGGCTACAGGCGCGTGGCCTTTCTCCGGGGGCCACTCGAGAATCCGGAGATGGAGATCCGGTACCGCCTCTTCATGGAGGAGGCGAAGGAGGTGGGGATTGCCCAGTCCGATGTCTGGGTGTTTCCCACTTCGCTCGTGATGGAGGACGGGGTGGGGGTGGCGAGGAGCCTGCTCGAGGAGCGGGAACGCAGGAGCCGGTTCCCCGTGGAGGTGATCGTCGGGAGCAACGACCTCGTGGCCCTGGGGGCGCTCAGCGCGCTCTGGGAAGCGGGGGTGAGGGTGCCGGAGGAGCTCGCCGTCACGGGGTATGACGATCTCGCCCCTTCCCGATTCGTGGGGCTCACCTCGGTGCGCCAGCCTCCGGAGCTTCTCGGCAAGGAAGGGTGCGAGCTCCTCCACCTCCTCTGCGAGGGGGGAGAGGCCCGTCCCCGGATCATCCCCACCGGCATGGTGATGAGGGACTCGTGCGGGTGCAGGTGGAGGGAGGATGTCGCGGAGCAGGGATATCGGTCCTCTTATCTGGAGGAGGTGGTGGAGATGGGAGTGGTGAGCTATGCGTACGAGAAGGCGAAGTCACTCGAAGAGGAGATCATCTCCTCCACCAGCATCCCCCAGATACACGAGAAGCTGAGGACTCATCTCCCCGAACTCGGCATAGACTGCTGTGCCGTCGCCACGTATGATGCCCCTTCCGATCCCTTGAAGGGGGCCTCCCTCCGTTTCTTTTCCGTGGATGAGAGAAGGCGGGAATACGGGGAGGGCGAGAAGGGGCTCGACTCCCGCCTCCTGCTCCCGGACGAGGAATGGGAGACATTACCCCACCCCTTCGTCGGTGTGCTCCACGCCCTCTTCAAGGGGGAGGAGCACATCGGATACATCCTCTTCGACTTCTCCTGGGAAAACGTGCACGTGTACGAGGGCATACGACACGGAGTGAGCGTGGGCTATGCCGTGGCACGACTCGTACGGGAACTCTCGGAGAAGACGAGGATCCTCGAGGTGAAGAGCGAGGCACTCGCCCGGTCTAACGAAACCCTCAACCGTGAGATCGACAAGAGGAGGCAGGTTGAGGAGGAACTGAGGAAGCGTGAGCACTATTTCCGGGAGATGGCGCTTTTCCTTCCCGTCCTCATCTGGGAACTCGATGAAGAGGGGATGGTGAGTTTCGCGAATCACACGGCCCGGAGGCTCATCCAGAAGAAGGGGCTCGAGTCGCCGTTTCCTTTCCTCATGCTCGTGGAGGATCTCGATCAGGAGCACGTAGAGGAGTTCCTCGAACGGATAAAGGCGGGGCGAGAGGTCTCCTCCACCCAGTTCAGGATCGCCACTCCGGAAGGGGTCGTGCATCACGTGCTCGCTCAGGGCGGTCCGATCGTGCATGAGGGACGGTGCGGGGGAGTGAGGGTGGTGGGTCTCGAGGTGGAACCGTTCCTCTCCTCGATCATCATGCCTGAGGAGATCTTCTTCTCGCACTACCACTTCACCCCCCGGGAAAAGGAGGTGCTCCTCCTCTACATACAGGGCTACAGCCGGAAGGAGATCGCGAAGCGTCTGGGGATCTCCGAGAATACGGTGAAGGTGCACCTCAGTTCCATCTACAACGAGGTGGGGGTGAGCAACAGGGACGATTTCTTCAAGGTGCTCAAGGAATACCAGGTGGCGCAGGTGGGGTACCACTCCTTCTTGTTCTCGGTACTCTCATCGCTCATAAAGGGGGACGACGGGGTCCGGGAGCTTTCTACCTAG
- a CDS encoding peroxiredoxin — MYQQETGRFPLIGEAFPEMEVQTTHGPKRLPSDYKGKWVVLFSHPADFTPVCTTEFVAFAKRYDQFKELNAELVGLSIDQVFSHIKWVEWIEEKLGVQIPFPIIADDQGRVAQRLGMLHLEAGSNTVRAVFLIDPEGTVRLVLYYPPEVGRNIDEVVRVIRAFQLSDKLKVAIPANWPNNELIGDKVIVPPPTSQKEAKERLKKYEGYDWWFCYRDA; from the coding sequence ATGTATCAGCAGGAAACAGGACGATTCCCTTTGATCGGTGAGGCGTTTCCGGAGATGGAGGTGCAGACCACCCACGGGCCGAAGCGGCTCCCCTCCGATTACAAGGGGAAGTGGGTGGTCCTCTTCAGCCATCCGGCGGATTTCACGCCGGTGTGTACCACCGAGTTCGTGGCGTTCGCCAAACGCTACGACCAGTTCAAGGAGCTCAACGCCGAGCTCGTGGGCCTCTCCATCGACCAGGTCTTCAGCCACATCAAGTGGGTGGAGTGGATAGAGGAGAAATTGGGCGTCCAGATCCCCTTCCCCATCATCGCCGACGACCAGGGGAGGGTGGCACAGCGACTCGGCATGCTCCACCTCGAGGCCGGCAGCAATACCGTGAGGGCCGTGTTCCTCATCGATCCCGAGGGTACGGTGCGCCTCGTCCTCTACTATCCCCCGGAGGTGGGGAGGAACATCGATGAGGTCGTGCGGGTCATCAGGGCCTTCCAGCTTTCAGACAAGCTCAAGGTCGCCATACCCGCCAATTGGCCCAACAATGAGCTCATCGGGGACAAGGTCATCGTGCCTCCACCCACGAGCCAGAAGGAGGCGAAGGAACGCCTCAAGAAGTACGAGGGCTACGACTGGTGGTTCTGCTACAGGGATGCGTGA
- a CDS encoding sensor histidine kinase — protein MSKSNDPRTTDGGHACRQSQRLQERNTLLKEVHHRTKNTLQLIVSLLSLKGADAHCEADRRLLSDIETRIRALALLYNRLYQEGLLARVDLSSYLRDVVETIVQIGHTAPHLIRRDLHLTSLQLPPEKAVPLALILSECLLNSLTHAFGRTEKGHIRVELLEESDRGHLTYEDSGPGVPEGTPRRFGFTIMESLARSQLKGTIEFSSSPELGGWKVSIEFPL, from the coding sequence ATAAGCAAATCCAACGATCCTCGAACCACCGACGGGGGACACGCGTGCAGGCAGTCCCAACGGCTCCAGGAACGGAACACCCTCCTCAAGGAAGTCCATCACCGCACGAAGAATACCCTCCAGCTCATCGTCTCCCTCCTCTCACTCAAGGGGGCCGACGCGCACTGCGAAGCAGACAGAAGGCTGCTCTCCGATATAGAGACCAGGATCCGTGCGCTCGCCCTCCTCTACAATCGTCTCTATCAGGAGGGACTCCTCGCCCGGGTGGATCTCTCCTCCTACCTCAGGGACGTGGTGGAAACCATCGTGCAGATCGGGCACACCGCGCCCCATCTCATCCGGCGGGATCTCCACCTCACCTCCCTCCAGCTTCCCCCGGAAAAGGCCGTCCCTCTCGCCCTCATCCTCTCCGAATGCCTCCTCAACTCCCTCACGCATGCCTTCGGTAGGACTGAAAAGGGACACATCCGTGTGGAACTCCTCGAAGAAAGCGACCGTGGACACCTCACCTACGAGGATTCAGGCCCCGGTGTGCCGGAGGGAACGCCCCGGAGGTTCGGGTTCACCATCATGGAATCCCTCGCGCGGAGTCAGCTCAAGGGCACCATCGAGTTCTCCTCCTCTCCCGAGTTGGGAGGATGGAAGGTCTCGATCGAGTTCCCCCTCTGA
- a CDS encoding metallophosphoesterase, with product MGWRRIVVVGDLHGLYREAVGLLSHAGVVDGEGRWCAEGVCLVFLGDVCDRGYDSASLYRAIQRWQGEAPECDSRVVFLVGNHEALNLAGISPYMTVEEMEGYVNGDEDPRVAVRRAFGKGGGCGSGWSGSTRW from the coding sequence ATGGGGTGGCGGAGGATCGTGGTGGTGGGGGATCTGCATGGGCTCTACCGGGAGGCGGTGGGGCTGCTTTCGCACGCGGGGGTGGTGGATGGGGAGGGGCGGTGGTGTGCGGAGGGGGTGTGTCTCGTGTTCCTGGGGGATGTGTGTGACCGGGGATACGATTCGGCCTCGCTCTACCGAGCGATCCAGCGGTGGCAGGGGGAGGCGCCGGAGTGCGACTCCCGGGTGGTGTTCCTGGTGGGGAACCACGAGGCCCTCAACCTCGCGGGGATCTCGCCCTACATGACCGTCGAGGAGATGGAGGGGTACGTGAACGGGGACGAAGATCCCCGGGTAGCGGTGCGGCGCGCGTTCGGGAAGGGGGGTGGGTGCGGGAGTGGCTGGAGCGGCAGCACGCGGTGGTGA
- a CDS encoding UPF0158 family protein — protein MARFDLTPEIIDLIVYGMENQERALCFDTETCTLCPVEGREEGEDRYVDLPPWGPVQGYRLMESFVASLRNRVVKERLRRILSSREKVFRRFKDALKEFPLVERRWFAFKDRWMRREVVQWYNALRQSWGLSSLPLEMEDDLEIEGLLEGEFSFFDLKGESLSHAVTPLVDGAWTELFPGGRGVIGLRMKEVMSALEGEDRYLVCLTPSDEIAGLCWYKVAGDSLHHLLLLHVFPEFQGLGLEKALWRRWWEGVERRGGTALVELPGKAKELEDEVKMAGFQAASTTYLFIPEEDRSP, from the coding sequence ATGGCCCGGTTTGACCTCACCCCGGAGATCATCGACCTGATCGTCTACGGCATGGAGAACCAGGAGCGGGCGCTCTGTTTCGATACGGAGACCTGCACCCTCTGCCCCGTGGAGGGGAGGGAAGAGGGTGAGGACCGTTACGTGGACCTGCCCCCATGGGGACCGGTACAGGGTTATCGTCTCATGGAGAGTTTCGTGGCCTCGCTCAGGAACCGGGTGGTGAAGGAACGCCTGAGGCGCATCCTCTCTTCCCGGGAGAAGGTATTCCGCAGGTTCAAGGATGCCCTCAAGGAGTTCCCACTCGTGGAGAGGCGTTGGTTCGCCTTCAAGGATCGATGGATGCGCCGCGAAGTGGTCCAGTGGTACAATGCCTTGAGACAGTCCTGGGGGCTCTCCTCTCTCCCCCTGGAGATGGAGGACGACCTGGAGATCGAGGGGCTCCTGGAGGGTGAGTTCTCCTTCTTCGATCTGAAGGGCGAGAGTCTTTCCCACGCCGTGACCCCCCTCGTGGATGGCGCGTGGACGGAGCTTTTCCCGGGGGGGAGAGGGGTGATCGGGCTGAGGATGAAGGAGGTGATGTCTGCTCTCGAGGGTGAGGACCGGTACCTCGTGTGTCTCACGCCCTCCGATGAGATCGCAGGACTCTGCTGGTACAAGGTGGCGGGGGACTCCCTGCACCACTTGCTGCTCCTCCACGTCTTCCCCGAGTTCCAGGGGCTGGGACTCGAGAAGGCCTTGTGGCGGAGGTGGTGGGAAGGGGTGGAGCGCAGAGGCGGGACTGCCCTCGTGGAGCTTCCCGGAAAGGCGAAGGAACTCGAGGACGAGGTGAAGATGGCGGGGTTTCAGGCCGCGAGCACGACCTACCTCTTCATCCCCGAGGAGGATCGCTCGCCCTGA